A genomic stretch from Candidatus Poribacteria bacterium includes:
- a CDS encoding DNA methyltransferase, whose amino-acid sequence MQDLRKKNLIHFGCDETTQPQQKWFLEERLITELSSLIPCGEKGKQTTDAMGLYFPYSHPVSLYESLIWAVIPDSDDITLDYFAGSGTSAHATINLNRQDDGKRKYILIEMGHHFDTALIPRIKKAVYTEKWKDAKPVSRESCLSHMFKYQRIESYEDALNNIELNETEHKNLLFDEHQLSYMLESDTRESPTSLNISKLENPFSYQLKIVKDMRTQTQSIDLPETFNYLLGLSVQTRRCLYDDDRRYLAYKGTVEQKPIVIIWRETEGWNEQDWERDYNFIEERELTKDADKVYVNTNSIIPEAESLDPHFKRLMFSE is encoded by the coding sequence ATGCAAGACCTACGCAAGAAAAACCTAATTCATTTTGGTTGTGATGAAACTACGCAACCTCAGCAAAAATGGTTTTTAGAAGAACGTTTAATCACAGAATTATCTTCCCTAATACCATGTGGCGAAAAAGGAAAACAGACAACGGACGCTATGGGATTATATTTTCCATATTCACATCCAGTAAGTTTGTATGAAAGCCTAATTTGGGCAGTAATACCAGATTCTGATGATATCACACTTGATTATTTTGCGGGAAGCGGTACTTCCGCACACGCCACTATCAATCTCAACCGTCAGGACGATGGCAAACGCAAATATATCCTTATAGAAATGGGACATCATTTTGATACTGCTCTAATACCACGTATCAAGAAAGCAGTTTACACCGAAAAATGGAAAGATGCTAAACCTGTCTCCCGTGAGAGTTGTCTCTCTCACATGTTCAAATATCAGCGCATTGAATCGTATGAAGATGCCCTCAACAACATTGAACTTAACGAAACCGAACACAAGAATCTGTTATTTGACGAACATCAATTGAGTTATATGTTGGAAAGCGATACAAGGGAAAGCCCAACGTCCCTAAACATCTCTAAACTCGAAAATCCGTTCAGTTATCAACTCAAGATCGTCAAAGATATGCGGACGCAAACACAGAGCATAGACCTACCCGAAACTTTCAACTATCTTCTTGGTTTATCAGTCCAGACTCGTCGGTGCTTATACGACGATGATAGACGATATCTTGCATATAAAGGCACAGTTGAGCAAAAACCTATCGTCATTATCTGGCGTGAGACAGAAGGATGGAATGAACAAGATTGGGAACGAGATTACAATTTCATTGAGGAACGGGAACTAACCAAAGATGCAGATAAAGTGTATGTCAACACAAATAGCATCATCCCAGAAGCAGAATCTTTAGATCCGCATTTTAAACGACTGATGTTTTCAGAATAA
- a CDS encoding DEAD/DEAH box helicase family protein, with protein MPRKKTKELNNHLILHGWLNDQFGYKTTRDLLSDVSNVDEGFNPNGYSPICEFLMSRSDLKNEIEEALPIYDANIKRHLSAINNNRTQPIVLRYFQYLALLYTEIFLDWKFNKPAEFLHQLNTFVQTQNARKAPGDPRDTDFTEIDIEKLALWMATGAGKTHIMHINYHQYLHYYKDKLDHVVLITPNEGLSEQHMRELTNADIRCERFKVEGSRSSNNNNIIQVIEITKLVKEKTGEGESVPVEAFEGNNLILVDEGHKGTSSTDPVWRDHRETLAEKGFTFEYSATFGQALAAAKNDDLVDEYGKAIVFDYSYRHFYSDGYGKDFRIINVTHDNETQTEKLFLGNLLSFYQQKRYFKENTDNVRAYSLDPPLWAFVGSKVNVVYQNYTRSDVLNVIRFLHGFLRNEKRRAIQGIDDILNGASGLSDVNGNDVFKNRLDYLKNTTETASQIYTDILKEVFHTDSSGALHLCDVRNAQGEIALKTTHGSKEFGVINIGDVPKFKKLVQNQNDDAGIKMDPDDVLIESLFNNINKPESSINILIGAKKFIEGWDSWRVTTMGLLNIGRQEGSQIIQLFGRGVRLRGKNMSLKRSAVLDGDHPPNLPLLETLNIFAVRANFMEDFQEYLKREGVPHEDPIQIELPIKPNMSHLAKRLYVPKVLSYDQVAKGKCVMLEACDDIIVTHTTQTVSIIGSSSEEGIQDESAEAANETLIKEQYLDLVDWEKIYLQLVEYKQERGYHNLVFDADILRNILNTDNPLYELKVMHKSEVEPKSLEQLKQLEELVLTLLRKYITKFYRIIQQRWNDEGVRLKQLDEKNPNFADWKVSIPRDKSDELEPIIRHLIEDGRIYGPDLTDLPNLHNDRHLYQPLLTIGGADSTLRITPPALEKSEEDFVKHLRSYVRQPREDLAKKEIFFLRNQSRGRGIGFYDNEGFYPDFILWILDGAKQRIVFIEPHGMIHEPINKHNPKITLFKRLRDFSYKRFRSEHVQMDSYIISTTPITKLRYRGGKGKQELQENWHILFPNHDDVSYLSPIFQDLDSNPPSQ; from the coding sequence ATGCCCAGAAAGAAAACGAAAGAACTCAATAACCATCTTATTCTTCACGGATGGCTGAATGACCAATTCGGATATAAAACCACGCGCGATCTGCTTAGCGATGTATCAAACGTTGACGAGGGATTTAACCCAAATGGATACTCGCCAATCTGCGAATTTCTTATGTCCCGCTCAGATTTGAAGAATGAGATTGAGGAGGCATTACCAATTTATGATGCTAACATCAAACGGCACCTGTCTGCCATAAACAACAACCGCACACAGCCGATCGTTCTCCGTTATTTTCAATATTTGGCATTGCTCTACACGGAAATCTTCTTGGATTGGAAATTCAACAAACCTGCGGAATTCCTTCATCAACTCAATACATTCGTCCAAACCCAAAATGCACGGAAAGCACCCGGCGATCCTAGGGATACCGACTTCACAGAAATCGATATTGAAAAACTGGCACTGTGGATGGCGACTGGCGCAGGCAAAACCCATATCATGCATATCAACTACCATCAATATCTCCACTACTACAAAGATAAGTTGGACCACGTCGTCCTTATCACACCGAACGAGGGCTTAAGTGAACAACACATGCGCGAACTTACTAATGCGGATATACGGTGTGAACGTTTCAAAGTTGAGGGCAGCAGATCATCAAATAACAACAATATAATACAGGTTATTGAAATCACAAAATTGGTGAAGGAAAAAACAGGAGAAGGCGAAAGTGTGCCTGTTGAGGCATTTGAAGGAAACAACTTGATCCTTGTCGATGAGGGTCACAAAGGAACAAGCAGTACTGATCCTGTCTGGCGCGATCATCGCGAAACACTTGCCGAAAAAGGTTTTACTTTTGAATACAGTGCAACCTTTGGACAAGCACTTGCCGCTGCAAAAAATGACGATCTTGTTGATGAATATGGAAAAGCCATCGTTTTCGATTACTCTTACCGACATTTCTACAGCGATGGTTACGGGAAGGACTTCCGTATCATCAACGTCACCCACGACAACGAAACCCAAACCGAAAAACTTTTTTTAGGGAATCTCCTCAGCTTCTATCAACAGAAACGCTATTTCAAGGAAAACACTGACAACGTCCGTGCCTACAGCTTAGACCCACCATTATGGGCATTTGTCGGTAGTAAGGTGAACGTCGTCTATCAAAATTATACGCGTTCAGATGTCCTAAATGTCATCCGCTTTCTGCACGGGTTCCTGAGAAACGAAAAGAGACGGGCAATTCAGGGCATAGACGATATTCTAAATGGGGCATCGGGATTATCCGATGTCAACGGCAACGATGTTTTTAAGAACCGACTCGACTATCTTAAGAACACAACAGAAACGGCATCACAAATCTACACCGACATCCTCAAGGAAGTTTTCCATACCGATTCAAGCGGTGCCTTACATCTTTGCGATGTTCGAAATGCCCAGGGGGAAATCGCCTTAAAAACTACCCATGGTAGCAAAGAATTTGGCGTTATCAACATTGGTGATGTGCCTAAATTCAAAAAACTCGTCCAAAATCAAAATGACGATGCGGGAATCAAAATGGACCCCGATGATGTGTTAATAGAAAGTCTCTTTAACAACATCAACAAACCTGAAAGTTCAATCAATATACTCATCGGCGCGAAAAAGTTTATTGAAGGATGGGACAGTTGGCGCGTCACCACAATGGGATTGCTCAACATCGGCAGACAGGAAGGATCGCAGATTATCCAACTGTTTGGTCGTGGTGTCCGTCTACGCGGCAAAAACATGAGTCTCAAACGTAGCGCAGTACTTGATGGCGATCATCCCCCTAACCTGCCACTTTTGGAAACGCTCAACATCTTCGCTGTCCGTGCTAACTTCATGGAAGACTTTCAAGAATATCTCAAGCGCGAAGGGGTTCCACACGAAGATCCAATCCAAATAGAATTACCGATCAAACCCAATATGAGTCATCTTGCGAAACGGCTTTATGTTCCAAAAGTCCTATCTTATGACCAAGTTGCAAAAGGAAAGTGTGTGATGCTTGAGGCATGTGACGATATAATTGTCACTCACACAACCCAAACGGTTAGTATTATCGGTAGTAGTTCAGAAGAAGGTATCCAAGATGAAAGCGCGGAAGCAGCAAATGAAACTTTAATTAAAGAGCAATATTTAGATCTGGTTGATTGGGAAAAAATCTATCTTCAGCTTGTTGAATATAAACAAGAGAGAGGGTATCACAACCTCGTTTTTGATGCTGATATTCTCAGAAATATCCTCAATACGGATAATCCTTTGTATGAACTCAAAGTTATGCATAAATCTGAAGTTGAGCCGAAGTCATTAGAGCAACTTAAACAGTTAGAGGAATTAGTCCTTACACTCCTCCGTAAATATATCACTAAATTCTATCGCATCATTCAGCAACGTTGGAATGATGAAGGTGTGCGCTTAAAGCAGTTAGACGAAAAGAATCCCAACTTCGCAGATTGGAAAGTCTCTATTCCCCGAGATAAGTCCGACGAACTTGAACCGATCATCAGACATCTAATAGAAGACGGTAGAATATACGGACCTGATCTAACTGATCTCCCCAACCTCCATAACGACCGACACTTATACCAGCCGCTTCTGACTATAGGCGGAGCAGACTCAACGTTACGCATAACGCCACCGGCTTTAGAAAAAAGCGAAGAAGATTTTGTAAAACATCTTCGATCTTATGTACGTCAACCGCGCGAGGATCTCGCTAAAAAGGAGATTTTTTTCTTACGCAACCAGAGTCGAGGTAGAGGTATCGGTTTCTATGATAATGAAGGCTTCTATCCCGATTTTATCTTGTGGATACTGGACGGAGCAAAGCAGCGTATCGTCTTCATTGAACCGCACGGTATGATACATGAACCTATAAATAAACACAATCCGAAAATCACACTTTTCAAAAGGCTACGTGATTTCTCTTACAAACGTTTCCGTAGCGAACATGTACAAATGGATTCCTATATTATCTCAACAACACCTATTACCAAACTACGTTATAGAGGTGGTAAGGGTAAGCAGGAATTGCAAGAAAATTGGCACATCCTCTTTCCAAACCATGATGATGTGAGTTACCTCTCACCAATCTTCCAAGACTTAGATAGTAACCCTCCTTCTCAATAG